GCTTCTGTTGACCacaaaactcatctttttatcttTCATAATTCTCTGTCAAGATTGCATGAGTGACCCTCATGTATGAAGAACAAAGATAATCTAATATGAATCAACAGCACCATTCAAACTGGGAACTGAATTCAAGATTCATTCTGTATGGAATGGATCAATGTCATGACTCTTTCTTTCATGAAATCCTTTGTGACACACTTACAACTTCCAAACCTAGCACCGAGCCATGCAGCGACCCATATCGCAACAAGCGCACTCCGCCTGCATTCGTCGAGATGTTCCCTCCTATATGACATGATCCCTTTGCACCTAGATCCAATGGCATCACAAGATCATGGTCACCGACGTATGCTTCTAAATTTTCCAGGATGCATCCAGCTTCACAAATCAGGATACCTGGGTAAAAGAATTCAATACAATCAGTTTCCAGCCGAAGTAGGATTGGTCTACAACTCTTTGATCCATCAAACCAAAGCAAGTAGCAAGTTGCCAGACCTTGTATCGAGCAATTACTGACAATAGAATAAATGTCACTGGCAGATGTGTTGTTATTGTATCTCATACACTTTAGACCAAATGATCttgatatgaaatattttggGCTGTCAACAAGTCCCTCTGGAGTAAAAGGGCAAGCATTAGTTTTCATTTTTCATACCTGATATTGGATCAAGACTAATGACCTGGTTCATTAGTTTCATAGAGAGGacgatttcatcaaaaacaggCACACTTCCGCCAACAAGACTGGTATTGCCTCCTTGAGGTACAACTGCAAGACTTCTTTCATTGCAATACTTCACAATCTTGGAAACTTCTTCGGTTGTCTTTGGTTTTAGGACTAGTTTACTTCGTCCTgaagagaaaatgaaaaaatattcctgAATATCTTTTTTCAAATGATTTGTCAGGAGAGCTTGTTTCTGTAAGACATCAAATTTTAATTGCGACAAAAGAATCGAACACAGGAACAAGAACCCCACTTCTCAGACATCGATACTTCTAATTTAAAAATTGTCAAtagaagacatagtcacaaccaactgcTCCCTGTCATCCAGTGCAAAAAATAGGTCATGCTAGAGTGGTTAGGTAGACAGATTACATTAGGCCTCAGGAATTTATATAAAGACCTTATGTTTTAATATTCAAGGCCATCAATTCTAATCGCTGCCATTAGGGTGCTGTAGCTGTAAGAGACAGCGGGTAAAGACAAATTTAGCAGGTTGTCCTCATAATATCATTCATTGCGTTTCTAAAGTATTAACGTTTTTAGTCATCAACTCACCTCGATAACTCTGCAACCAATCAACGTTGTACTCATCAAGGTCGTCATCGTGACCTTCACCTCCTTTCAAAACACGATTAGCGAGAAGGTCCTTGAAAAAACTTATATCTTTATCTGTGACTTTAGCGAACGGGCCACGCCGCACTCCTGGGTTGGTGTCGGTCGTGTATTCTGGTGCTATGAGCTTGACACAGCTGGTGCTAAAGCGTGCAACTGTATTCAGACTCCCATCAAGATCTGCATAAGCAACCTTCAGTGACTTCACTAGCTTGACCTTGTCAAGTTTTGGGACATTTTTCAGCACAAATAATGCTCTCCTGCTAGCACGTACGCAATGCATTTTGTTAACTCTGATGTTTTTTTATGCCTTTTTTACAGCGAATCTTAGCGTAACTTAAAAATCGGCGATTGTGTCCTTCATGATCTTCAAAAAGACAAATTTGTTACAGGCCAAGGCCTTCTTTCTAGTTTTCAATCAAGATTGATTTGCAGCGCCCTCTATCCCTAATTGATTTCGCAGGTGCCCTACACAACCTCGCTTGCAGAATTTTCTCCAATGCAATCGATGAACGAACTCATGTATATTAGGTAATCTGGAAACGAGGTGTGAAGTTAAACAGGAAATGATTGTGAAGTGGCATGTCCTGTCAGATTGTGACTACAAAGTCGTGATTTAAATAGAGAAATACTACAAGAATTTTCAATCGAAGGCGTTAATGATATCTGTTTACTACCTGTCATGTAAGTAAGAGGAATTTCCCAGCCGATTTTGATTCCAAACCGGTTGTTTTTGGCCCTATCTGTGTGTGGTCCTGGTCATATTGTACATTTTGTCTGATTTgcacacaaaatgtacagtgtgtATTGAGTACAAGTGGCTGTGTGCAGCACTGTGAGATTTTAAGAATTGATTgtattatgacaaagatgagtCATATTCAGgggaatgcatgtcatgatgtggggGCAAGGCATATTGTTTTGTCCTAACAATATAAATGTGATTCTGACCTGTGTGTGAGTGACAAGGACAGCGAAAGACGAAGACATTGGAGGACCAGAGAAACTAGTCAGCCTAGTGTCGTTGTGAAAAAGcctgggaacgagtttacaatccccgatcacagcccaaaaaaaggtcatcggttgacaaacgaagcaccactgttgaatggatttatagttgaatgcgatcaaactacgtcatttccgatcaggGATGGTAAATTTTAACCAAAGCCTGATCTTCTTGTACTCTAAACACGGGAATGACAGGACTGAGGATGAGTCGAATCCAGAGGCCAAGAATGCATCTCTTCTGCCCTCCATCAGTTTGACATAGTTTGAAGTCGAGATCACCCAAGATCTGCATGAACAACACGTTGTTTGGGAAACCTTAAGGGCCATTTACGGTTTCCTCCCTGAAGCCCCCTCTGTCTTATTTTCATAAGCCTATGTATAACCTTACCTAATGGTTTCTAATTGTGGTCTGCCTGACAGAAAATCTGAGCATAAATTGATTGCATAGAAAAAGTGTAAACTCATTATGTGTAATTTGTGCCGTGCATTGTATGCCTACAATATTTATGATATGAGTGAGTCGCCAAAAGCAAAAAAGTTCCCAACCTACATTTTCTCACCACATTATTTCGATCGAAAATGTCAGCCCAATCATTATTCAGAAATACTGCAGAACTGGGAAATTTTGCGTGCAGGAAGTTTTTGGAACAGGTGTTAAAGTATTTTGTAAACGTATTATGCCGTGAAAGTATGGTGGTTTTCCTTGAAAATGTGGGGAAATTAATGATACCCCTAACTCTTACTCTTACTCACTTGATTATTTTACATAAAAACAGCTTGAAATTTCATTTTGGACTTGGGCCAGTTTACCTACCACGTGCCTACCTGTGAAGCTGCTAATCGTTCACTTATCTTATGATGTTATTAATGATCAGGCCCCAATGGAATGGAAAGTAACTGCACTATTGAATCTTTCACAGTGAGTAACAGCAGTTAGAATCTTAACTGTATACATGAACATTGTGCCCCAGGTGATTGACTTGCACTACACAGGCCCTGCTCAGTTCTCACTGGTTCCAATGTATGATGCTAGTGGTTTCAATCTCGTCCCTGCTGCTGCAGCTGCGCTGTTGCCATGGAATCCTTGAATTCCCAAGAGAAGACTGTGGCTGATGCATAGCCATTACTTTTAGAGTCTTACATTGGCCCAAATTGATTTTAATAACAGTGACATTGATTGCAAACTgtggttaagggttgaccataggtgcCAGCATGATGATTGGCTGATGACTACCTTGACAGATGTCTCACGGTTTTAAAACAGATTGCAAACTGTTGTTTATTTAGTGAAAATGAGCCACTATCCCCCAGGGGAGTGCTGAGAATCCTCAATATTAGTTTAGGGTAGTGACTCATATGATTGCAATTGCAACATCTTCTGTCTCTTGGGATTGGAGCCTGTAATATTAGCTACACATGTAGGACTATCGTTGCGGTGATGTTGCATTGGCATTGCTACAAGTAGCAGTGGAATTGTGATTctaaatcaaacatgtcaaatgccAGTTATATGTGGATAGATAAGGAATTTCTTAATTGCAAAACAAGGATCCTTCCTGGATTCCATGACATTTCCTTTCTAATCAGGTCAGGGtcattgaaattcaaaatatttatcaTTTGTTTTTTGACATTGAGCTTGTTCCTATTTGAACACTTGAAGTCCATAAAGGCCTACCTTGTGTGTGTCAATGCAATGGGCCtacatggtgtacatgtattgttatcgAGATTTAAAAGTAACACATCGCTAGTTTTAGTGTAGCAATACAAAGCATAGCCCTATTATTCCAGTTCATGAGATAGACATCAATCTAGTCAATAAAATGAAACTTGGTTGATGATTCAGGTCAATTGGGTTATCTTGATACAATTATTGATGAAGGATGGCCTTATCGCTGGCAGTCTTTCTGGGTAAATGTTCACTTGGTCTATTACACATGTTCATGTCACATCCATGTCACATCCATGTCACATCCTTGTTGATTTTGTCTTCAACCTCTGGACAAGGAAATGATGGTAGTAAAAGCCTATAACCCGTTTCCTTCCTGTTCAAAAGTGAGTTGAGAGTATTGTATGAGATGTGgcgattaggcctacatgtacatctgaagCCGAATGACATTTGATGTGAGTACAAAAGTACCTGTGGATAATTGATAGAGACACCGGACGTGTGGGCAGTCAATATGACTATATTCTTTCCTTGAAGTCTATGCATGGTTTTTTGTTGTGGGGTTCTGAGACAAGAGTCCTTCTGGGAAGAGAACGATGAATGAACTGTTAACTGTGTGTCTACTTTGAGTGTGACTTCAGAAGTTAACGGGATCTGTTAGGATAtaggagtacatgtagtttataggTTTAGATCATTTCATTTTGTGGTGGATTAGGCCTACTCTGGTTTTCTTGCAAGGTACACACATGAAATCATTCACCTAGTCTATCAGCTGACAACTGCCTCAATTTGAGGAATAACAGGTAGATTATCTTAAAAATTGGCCCTGATAAGCTTGGTAAGTAGGACATGTCTCTCAATTTATGTTTACCTTGTCTTTGTGTTTTGTATGGGTGAGGCCAGAGCTGGGGGCCAGACAGGATTGATATTCACTTTCAGAGATGATGCCAATGGGTAGTGGCACAGTAGCACCTGGCTCCACCAGATACCCTGGAAAGATCATGGGGTGGCATTTTCTTCTCGTGTTCTCTTACAGATTGGAGTTACTCCTGTTCTCACTTTCTCTTTGTTGCCTATTTTGCTTATTTACCCAATTATATGAAATAtccattttttttaattttcaggtGCACTTGGACCTTTAAATAACATGACAAGATGATCgtttgaaaatttttgaagTGGCAGACGTAAGGTTGCGAATAGAAAATGGCAGAGCAAAAACCAAAGCAAGGTGCAAAACCACCCACGGCACCAAAACCGAGGGCATCGGCAGCTTCAGGCATGTCGGGGATGCCTTCGATGATCAACGATGAAGGCCTAGACAGACTCATGGAGCGCTTTGGCAACCCGTCAATGAATTTTGGTCCTGGCAGCGCAGCTTGGAAAAGTAAATTTGATCAAATGGGTGGTATGAGTAGCGCTGGTACTGGCAGTGGTACAGGGCAGCAGCAGACTGTCGTCACACACACGCGAGTCACGACGGGGACGGGGACCACTGAGACAAAAATTACCCGGACGTCCTCCAGGGagatgaagacaatgtcacaattcCGCTCATTTGACCAAAGTAATAGAAATGTGGTTTCTACAGATGGGTGCGGGATCCCGGATTCTATCCGTTCTTTGGGTAGCCTTGGTATGGAAGGTGGGAGCGCGTTTTCTCATCAGCCTAGTGTCAAACATTCATTCGGGAGTCTGAAAAGACGATTCGAAAATTTGGATTTGGAAAGAAGGAGCAGTGAACCGGTGTTCCCTGAGGGGTTGACTCAGCAAGAAAACCTAGTCCAGAAGCTCTCCAGTGGATCTGGTACCACTGAGTTGCATGTTAGTGCTAATGATGTGGCAAGTGAACAAAGCAGTGATTTTACAAAAAGACCTGCCTCAAATACCTATCAAATTAACATGAAAGCTGGTACAACTGTCAATATGAACAGTTCTGTGGATAAATCTAGCACCTCTCCAAGAGCTCAGCGTGGTGTATTGAAAACTGATCAGAATGGTCGCCCTGGTTCGCCTAAGTTGTCTTTATTAGGAAGTAAAGGTGTGAGACAGATACCTGTTAATGTTGTAACCTCTGACGCTGTTGGTCCTAAAACTTCTGCTCAACAACCCAAAATGAAAGTGACGAGATCGACTTCTGAGAACCCACCAAGTAATAAAAAAGCTGCTGTGAAAAGACCAGAGCCAAAACCACGAACAACTGCTCCACGTACAACCACACCACCTCGTACAAACACCCCACCACGCACAACCACACCACCTCGTAAAAACACTCCACCAAGCCAGTCTCACCAAATAAAGGTTATTCGTGTTCAAACAGACCCCAAGGAAATTCCATTAGTTGACTCACAAAAGCAGAATGCAAACAAACCAGAGAGTCTTTTGGAAAAATATAAAAACGTCAAGGCTGCTGCGGATTCGGCACCGCCGAAACAAGTCGTAGATATACCGATTCGTATCGCTAAGGTGGAATCGGAGGCCAGTGGGTCAGGAAGTGATTACGAGGATGTCATGATTCCTCCGCAGAATCGAAGTTCCGATAAAAATGCTCAAAAAAGTCCCGGCTTGCACATCCGCGCTGATCGACTCGTGCGTGCTCCTTGCAGTGATACTGACTCATCTTATTCGAAAGAGAGCCATGTGCAAAATACTAGCGAGGATTCTGATTCGGGAGATGATTATGACGAAGTTTATGTCAGCGATGGCCGGTTAAGATTTCTCACAGAGCCCGTCGATAGACGGATGCAGTTCATTCAGAAATTGGACGCAGAGAATAATAATTTCCACGATGTTCCAATCGAGTATATGGATGCGGGTTCAGGGGTCGTTGATGACGAATCAGATTCTGATGAAGGTTACGAGATGGTGGATGAGTTCTTGGGCAGGAAGTCTCATTTGGCAGGTGAGTGAGGAACTGAAAAGTTGAATGTACCCTCTCCATATTGCTTGGTTATGTGAGAGCATAATCGCGAATGATGTCAGTTGACTAGTGTTCAGGCAAGACCAGCATGCAGCCAAATATTGCTCATGAAAGCGGTCATATCCAGCTACACCTGAACTAACTCCAGTCCCTAGTCGAACTGTCCAAAAGTTAAAAAGTAAACATAATGCCTGTTTGAATTGGTCTTGTCCACAAATTGGTTCTAAAAGCATATCTTTGCATGTACATAAAAAAGTTAATGTTTGTTGATTGTCTGAATGCTGAACAGTGTCTAGCAGTATAAGGGATTTTAGAATGCATCGATGGCCTTGAACATGAGCGCAGTTTAATGGTCGAGGTTAAAATTGTTTACATAAGACGTGTTCGTACATGctggatttgaatttttttaaataaatctcATCATTTCAGTTGAGGAAGTTTCCAACAGAAGAGGAGCTAGCCAAGGGTAAGTGGCCAAGCAACCATTGAATGCAAAACTGAAAAGCTACAGGTCTTGTGGCATTTAAATTAAATGATAAAATGATCTGGTGTTTCACCGAATGGCTCGTTTGATCTGGGGAAGGAAAGAAGCCAAGGTATGTGTCGTAGAGGCAACCGTTGGTCGCCAATACGCATTCTTGAGTATGACGCTTGGAATTTCTTCCGCCTCCTCTTCCATAGGTTATCTTGATGATATATTGCTCCTAGGTACATCATTTGCATGGTAGTGTAGACAAAGCGTACACAAAGATCTCCACCTGTCCAGAAGAGGCCATGATGGATGTGTTCGTGGTGCTACTTTTTCTCAGATAGACCGTATCCTTCCAATCTGTTCCTAACAACTGAAGTCAGCTGAGCTGTTCTGATGCAATTTATTATTGTGTGGAGTGTGTACCTAGCTGCAGCATAGAAAACCAACCATGTGGGTTTGTTTCCAGTTTAAGCAGCTAACTATTTGCTGTATGGAAACTAATTACCGGTGAAGGAGCTGTCTTTCAGCCATTCTTCAGTGGATTAAGGTGTGTAGGTTTACAGATCGATGCATCATTGCTACAGTAGGTCTCTGCAAAGGCCAACGGTTAAAATCTGCTGAGCTTCTGCCCTCACCAGAGAAATTTCACTATCAGTGAGTGTTTCTACCTGTTTTGACTTGTTGTGAAAAATAATCGACATTGTCAAGGCTACCTTGGATTTGTTTTTTCCAGTTTCTGCAGGTATATGAAAATTTGCAATGAAAGTGGAGGTTGAGAGTCGGTCTAACCAAGGTTAGGAATTTACAAGTTCAGGCCATTCTTGTGAAAGTGGATTATTGTGTTGCCGGAGCAGTTCATCATTAGTTGTGGTGCTCTTAAACGTTTTTTAACCTTATTTTGGTTAAATTTGAGTGCTACTGCTTATGATATCCTTCTGTTCATTCTCAGAGGTCATACTAATAGGCTACTGTGGTGAAATTCTGGGAAGATGGAAAGTGCACCAGATGAAAGGCTTACTATTATCTCATAACCCGGCTTTACACAGATTATGGTGTCCGGCTTAGCTCTTCTTTCCCCGCTGTTTTGTGCCACACCACCATACTTAAAACGGATAAAAATTATCTCTTTCGTGACAACAGGATTTTGGGACATTCGGAGGACCAggaagagccaggaatgttaATAGTTCCTTGAAACccacgccagttcatccagaaatacaatattgggttctccccgggaacgAACTCAGGCCCTGTTGCATTGTAGCCTGTGGGCTCTGAGGTTGTTACTTCGATTTTATGCTGGCTAGTATTATGGCAATGTCAGTCGTTACCCCATTATTCCACATAAAGGTTGTGTTTGGTCAGCGCCAACTCCTACATGCATACTATTCGAAATATGGGTTATATCTCATGATAATTAGATCAAACAATCTATGCAGGCATCATTTAGATTATACAATCCAACCTGTCAGTCCACatgaatacaatgtacacattTGCGTTTGATGCTCCCCATACTTTTCGTTGTTTGTGCTTCAGCCTGGCAAATAACTAAAACCATAGGCTTCGATCAGCAAAATTCAGATGTTATTCTCTTCAGATTTTTGCAACTTCCTTTTCATAAGATAACGTTTTTCAAACAAAGTACAAGTGGATTTTACTTCTGCAAGGTTTGAAACAATTTGTTGTGTCTGATGAGTGATGTtccctgtaggcctacttcaggCTGAATTTTCTTGGGGTGGATGAAAAGATCGAGCAGCTATAAAGCTAAGGTAATTCTGCCAGATACGTTTCCTATCACAAGGTGCTATTCTTCTACTACAAACATGCACAAGTTTTTCTTTCTGCATGGATCGCTTGAAGGAATTCTCAATAGACTCTAGGACTAGGTTCTAGTTTGTTTTCAAGCGGATCCATGTGTGTAAAAGTCGTTGgtagaatcaaaactggtgctTCATGGCAAGAAAACGTTAAAGAAATCAAACACGATTGACACTGGCCTAATTCTTAGATAAATTTTATCAGTACGATGTGGGGGCCAGTATATGCATGGTCATCTATCATAGTCATGAAATGTCAGCCATTTTCCTAGTGCTGTGCCCAACAAGTGGTAAATAAGCTAAGGTAGGGAGAGTGAAAATGGATGCCTGTGTTAGGCAGGGGTGTTCATTGCTGCATTTAGAGGGGCACATACCTTTGTTGGCACAGTAGGAATGTATCCATTGGGTCAGATGTCACTCCAAATGTCAAAGGTCAAAAAGTACTTGCCCCATACTTCCTCTAAaagattttgttttgttttgtgcttgttagaAACACTTTTAATCACAAAGGCCGCCAAAACACCTGAGGTGATGTTGGTGTTGACGCAACGCACTATGATGCATGATGTATGCAATGCATGGCATCATGTTGTTGACCCAAATGATGCTATAAAAAGCCAGAGCCATGGCTGACTCTGGTATTTGAGGATGAAAATCTCCATGATCTAGGGCCCCGTCTCACATTGAAGTGTTAATTGGTGTGGGAATTTGAACCCAATAGTCCTCCACTGATACTTTATTGTAACTCTTCCAATTAGTCTGAACTGCTGAATGAGGAAAATGTGGCTGGCAAAAGCTGTCTGACCTTGCCATACAAGATCTCGGGTAACTACCACAATGTCAAAAAAACAACCTCTAATGACTCATGGATGGCCATTGACTGCACTTGATGAGAATTAATTTTCGTTTGCATACTTTTACAAGcagttttgtttgaaaatgatTGGCCTTTAAGTCTGATACCGTCATTCAAAACTTTTCGACTTGGGATGTACTTATTGGGACAGCTTTGATTACATTCGGTTTGTGACGGATGTCTCTCTTTCTCAATCTAAGGTTGGTTTATCGCATAGTTCTTTCAGGTTTGACTGGCTGCTTCCAAGCGATTTGGTTCTTTCTGCTTTAGAGTTCGAAGGTTCCCTGTCTTGCTGAAAATGTCTTGTTTTGAAATTCCCCAGTGTTGGATTGATGTAGGATTGTGGGGTTGGCCTCCAAGTCACATCCAGAGGAAATCGGGGTTGGATGTTGTCTTCTCCGACCCTTCAAACAAACCCCTGAGATATTTCCCCTAATTGGCTGAAGTACACCCCCAGTTTCCTCAGGTTGCCAAGTCCTTATTGCTTTTTCCTCCTTCAAATCATTGTCTAAATCATCAGCCTCTTGACAATGACAGGATAATATTATGGCATTGCCACTACAACTTTGCATTTGAATGGAGTTTCGGGCCAAAGTGAATGGCATATTGGTTGAAATTACTATAATGGGTTGACCAGGCCTATACCCACTCTCCTACTTGTAATTTTGTAAGCTACTTATCTTAAACAAAATGCCTACATACTTTATTTACATTAGAGGTATAGATGAATGCACctgtgtacatgatgtatgtactAGACTATATATATTTTTCAGGAAATTAGGGCCTGGTCGACGGAATCAGAATAAGGCTCGCTATCAGACGGATCCCGGTTTGAAATCCGGCTTTGCTGTCTACAGCAAAGAGGTAAGATGAGCTAGCTCTGTGATAATGATTTTGCTCctcttgcattgtttttgcatGCCAATACTGTTAGCGCCTCAAGTAATGTGCATAGCGGACATGTTTTGGGGCTAAATGTTGCTACATTATCCTGACTGAACAAGTATATTTTTCTCCCGTAAACCTGATCCCAAACAGATGGCTTATCAGATACCTGAAACAGATAACCTTTCTATTAACCCATTCCTGAATACATATTGTATCACGCCATTGATATTCGTCTAGCTGTCGATTGAAGTAGACTGTGTGTCGAAAATTTCTGAACTATTTTCGATGTTTATCTTGTGAACTATGGTTTTAAAGCCAATGGTCTGCTATGGAAGGATGTTCTAATCTCTAGTCAAGGTGggattatttcaattttctaaTATCCAGGAAGCCGTCTCGGACCCTGATGAAGAGTTTTACGATGACGTGACTAGCAAAGATCAGGACGACCATTACGAACCTGTTGGCCAGCCGTATACGCAACCAGAGGGTGATGACGACAAATCTCACCAGGCAAACGCTGTGAAACAATTTGGTAGGAAGGCCGCAGGTCATATTCATGCGTTCAAGAAAAAATTTGCAACGCGACTTTTCAGTAAAGGATTAGAGGACGAAGACCTAAAGTCGAATAGCATTGACCCACTTGAGGGTCAAGAGAAGGGGAGGAGTTTGTCTCAACCTGACCCAACATTGGAGGCTTCTTTGAGTTCTAAGTCGGATACAACCCTTGATTCCGAGTTAGATACGAATCAGAAAGTGCGTTCTTTGAGTGACATTCACACGCCAAGGTTTGGGGTGTTTCCCGAGGGTGATCCCCCTGACAGGCCTCCTCCGAGGTTAAAGAGGAATACTGCTGATCTCAACGCTGTAGTTCCACCTCCTAATATTTCCTTAGGTCCCAGGTAAGTCATGTTTAGTACAATCccattcaaaattttgaaatccaaATGACGTTACTT
The sequence above is a segment of the Lineus longissimus chromosome 12, tnLinLong1.2, whole genome shotgun sequence genome. Coding sequences within it:
- the LOC135497288 gene encoding D-2-hydroxyglutarate dehydrogenase, mitochondrial-like isoform X3; translation: MHCVRASRRALFVLKNVPKLDKVKLVKSLKVAYADLDGSLNTVARFSTSCVKLIAPEYTTDTNPGVRRGPFAKVTDKDISFFKDLLANRVLKGGEGHDDDLDEYNVDWLQSYRGRSKLVLKPKTTEEVSKIVKYCNERSLAVVPQGGNTSLVGGSVPVFDEIVLSMKLMNQVISLDPISGILICEAGCILENLEAYVGDHDLVMPLDLGAKGSCHIGGNISTNAGGVRLLRYGSLHGSVLGLEVVLPSGDVLDCLSTLRKDNTGYDMKQLFIGSEGTLGVITKAAILCPTKPKSTQVAFLGLPNFHNVIKTFKEAKGILAEVLSAYEFMDSQSMDVVRDRLGYKSPIPDHSFYVLIEVSGSNAEHNEEKLNLFLEKVMEAGYVENGTVATDSKKISEFWNLRDGIAPAFRSSGHAYLYDFSIPLQHFDDFVEIVKEHLGDKVQYCTGMGHLADEYLGPERKYCCGTKRCRTHL